The genome window AAGTGCCTTGTCTCCAACGGAGGGGTGACGGGCGGGGACAGACGCCTGCGGTGACGATGGAGACGTTCTTCGCCGGAGAGATCGCGACGGAGCTGGTGAAGGAGCTCCTAAAGGTTGTAAGGCGGACGTACCTATGCCGGCCAGCGGCGGAGCAACTGAAGCGCTCGGTGGACGCCCTGCTCCCCATCGTCCAGGAGATCCGGCACTCCGGCGTCGAGCTCCCCCAGCACCGCCAGTCACAGCTATCCGAGCTCGCCGACCAACTCCGCCTCGCCCTCGACCTCGCCCGCAAGGCGGCCGCGTCCCCTCGGTGGAACGTCTACCGCTCCATGCAGCTTGCCCACCGAATGGAGCGCCTCGATCGCTGGATTTCCCGGTGGGTCGAACGCCACATGCCCGCCCACGTCCTCGCCGATGTCCACCACCTTCGCGTCGACTACTCCGCCCGCCTCGATCGCATCGAGCGGACCCTCGACATGACGGCCGCCTCCGCGGCGTTGGCGGCTGCGAGGGTTCCGGTGGCGGTGGGGAGCGTTCCGTTCTCGGGGTCCCCGCTGACGGAGATGATGGACGGGTTGGtgccggcggcagcggcggctacGGTCCCGGTGGCGGTGGGGACAGCCCCGTCGTCGGGGTTACCGGTGGCAGAGATGATGGAGGGGTTGGTGCTGAGGGGAGAAGGTGAGAAGCCAGTGGGAGTCGGAATTAGGGTGGGAAAGGAGCGGTTGAAAGAGATGCTAATGGCGGGTGGTGATAGGGCGGCGGTCGTTGGAATCTCGGGGATCGGTGGGAGTGGCAAGACAACGCTTGCCAAGGAGATCTGCAGGGATCCACAGATTCGAAGTAAGGGTCTTCGAGGCTTATGTTTTATCTCTAAGTTGTTCTTGTTCTTTTAATTTCTGGGCTTATTGAAGGTTGCATTTGGGAATTTGAAATTCCCTCTGAGTTCATATTTTGATCCATTGCTGCCTAGTGGTTCAAAAAAAGTTGACCTTTTTCACATCTCTGATCGAGAAAAGCCTTAAAGAGCCTGCTAATTACTTCTTGCAGTAGACATGCTTGTTGATCATCTGCTTCTCATTGACTTGTAGAGTTTCAATCATTTAGAGTAGCCTGCTAATTACTTTTGTTTCGGTGTAGTCTGTTTTATTATTGAACGAGATTCGCAAATCTGAAACATGTTTcgatttcttctccttttctgtTTTTTCTTAGATTGACTAGAGATATTTACATTCTTATTACAATCTGCTAAACTAGATGATTGCTTTCTGAAATTGGGGTAAAACATAACTATATGACTTCAGATGACTGTAAAACAGTTGCGAGCATGTGCTCTAACAATTTTGCTTCTTTGGATTGTTTTCTTTCCATCAGGTTACTTCAATGATAAAATTTACTTCGAGACTGTATCACAATCTCCAAACTTGGAGAGTTTGAAGTTGAAGCTGTGGGAACAAATCACTGGTAATATGGTTCTTGGTGCTTATAATCAAATACCACAGTGGCAGATGGAATTGGGGCCAAGAGATAAAGGACCAGTTCTTGTGGTATTAGATGATGTGTGGGCTCTTGCCGTGCTTGAAGAACTTCTTTTCAGAATTCCAGGGTACAAGATTCTTGTGGTGTCACGGTTCAAGTTCCCTTCGGTTGTCAAGAACAATTACGAGATAGAATTACTTGGAGAAGAGGATGCTTTGTCTCTCTTTTGccatgcagcttttgagcagcaatctATACCATTCACTGCTGACAAGAAGTTGGTAAAGCAGGTAGCATTATTATTTGCATTCTTCTTAATTCATTGATGCAAAGGGTTAGGCATAACTCTTATCATTCTTCTGCCTTATTtcactttttttctttattaCATTTCTCCACAAAATGGGTTTAAAGTAAGcatgaaaaaaatgataaattcatttttttgaaatatatttctcAAAATTTTGAGTTATCACAGAAGatatcttttaataatttttctgGTATCATTTTGTTAACTTCCATGTTTTAATCCTATTTCATGGATTTGTATTATGTCTGATATAATAGTATTTGACTAGTTGACCGCCAAGTTCTTTTAAGTAATAAGTAAACATTATGATTCTTGTAGTCTtatcatatatttaatttgtTTCACAAGGCTCATGATTTTGTTAACGGTGTTTTTTTTATGTGTATACCATTATAGTTTGGTTTTCAGTTATTACTAGAACTGATTTTAATCCTAAATGCAGGTTGTTGAGGAGTGCAAAGGGCTTCCTCTGGCTCTGAAAGTTATCGGTGCTTCTTTACGAGATCAGCCTCCAAAATTTTGGGCAAGAGCCAAAAACAGGCTTGCTCGAGGAGAGGCCATATGTGACTCCCATGAGAATAAATTGCTCGAACATATGGCATCAACCATTGGATTTCTATCAGGCAAAGTTAGGGAGTGTTTCCTAGATCTTGGCTCCTTTCCCGAAGACAAGAGGATCCCTCTGGATGTGCTAATCAATATGTGGATGGAGCTCCATGATCTTGATGAAGAAGATGCTTTTGCCATTCTAGTGGAGCTTTCAAATAAAAACCTATTAACTCTGTTCAAAGATGCACAGTAAGTGAAATGCCTCTGATTGCTCTGAATATTCCATGTTCTCAACAAAGTACCTTACTTGAGTCTTATGCCTACTTCAGGAACAGGGCTGGAGATATTTATAGCAGTTATATGGAGTTTTTCGTTACTCAACATGATGTGTTGAGGGACCTGGCTCTTCATGTGAACAATTGTGAACCTTTAACTAGTCGAAGGAGATTAATTATGCCAAGGAGGGAAAATGAACTTCCAAGAGAATGGGAGAGGAACAAGGATGAGCCATTTGAGGCACAGATTGTTTCAATTAATTCAGGTATTCAACTCCTACTTTTGCATGGCTATTTAGTTCTTTGGATTTTTTTAAGTTCTTTGATTATTTGCCTCTTTTATGTTGCATGATATGTCTAACCGTGATTTGTTCTTAATGTAtttgtggagtcatcaatgtctcCTTAATGAGCAAAGTTACCTCTCTATTAGATCAAAAACTCCAAATGACTAGTGATTATATTTGATGTGCAAATTTTTTATCATTAAATATACAGGGTTCATGTGAATATCTCTTTTTTAAGCTATCTAATTAGGTTAATGGAATATAATTTGCATCATCTGTAGAACAGATGTACCCTGCCCTGTTACAGTCTTGACTAATAGTGATCAGTACTAATGTTATTGGCGACAGATCTTCCACTGTTATTATACTTCAAATGGAATTTGTGCTTGTCTGATAGTGAAATTGACTCTTTACCGTCTCTGTTGCAGGTGAAATGAAAGAATCGGACTGGTTCCATATGCATTTCCCCAAGGCTGAGGTTCTCATTTTGAATTTTTCCGCTGATCAGTACTCGTTGCCTCCCTTCCTCAGTACCATGCCTAAGCTCAAGGTTCTGGTTTTGATCAACCATGGCACCTCATGCACATTGATGCAGAATCTCTCTGTTTTCACGACTTTAAATAATTTGAGGAGCCTCTGGCTTGAGAAAATAGCTGTCCCTCCTTTGCCCAAAACCACAGTTCCCTTGCAAAACCTGCGAAAAGTCTCCCTTGTTTTATGTGAATTAAATAATAGCCTCAGAGGATCCAAGGTGGATCTCTCCATGACACTTCCTCGTCTCTCTCATCTAACAATAGACCATTGTATTGACTTGACCAAGCTGCCATCTAGCATCTGCAATATCGGTTCAATCCAATGTATAAGCATCTCCAACTGTCATGATTTGTCAGAGTTACCTGGTGACTTCGGTAAGCTAAGTTCTTTAGAAATTCTCAGAGTATATGCTTGCCCATCATTAAAGAGGCTTCCCCAGTCTATTTGTCGGCTGAAGAGATTGAAGTATCTCGACATTTCTCAGTCTTTTAATCTCCGAGAACTCCCAGAAGAGCTTGGTCATTTGACAAGCTTGGAGAAGATTGATATGAGGGAGTGTTCACAATTGAGGACTATACCGAGATCCTCCTCATCCTTGAAATCTCTGGGACATGTGATATGTGATGAAGAGGTTGCTTTGTTGTGGAAAGAGGCAGAAAGATGTATACCCGATCTTCGCGTTCAGGTAGCCGAAGAATGTTTCAACTTGGACTGGCTTGTAGAGTAGTGTTCCTTCAAGACCTTTTCGGCCTGTGTCCTGTGTACATAACTGTAATTTAACTTGCATCTATGGATCCTTTTTGAGGAAAGCAAACCAAAGCAGTGTGCATGGTATTACCAATTGACTATGCTTGGAACCAGCTATTTTCTGTTCTAATCAACCATCCAGCTTTGCCTGAGATGACATTGGTAGTCTTGAGCTGTTTGAGAAATCCTTGCAAGTTATGTTGGATCAGGAGTGATTTCATTCCTACACTATTTCTCAGCTCATATATTTTATCTGCTGCTGATCGTAGTGGACAAACTTTCACCATCTCAGTCTAAGAAAATCCAAGCTACGAGGAGGATGTTACATCAATCATGGTGACATCTGCCAACTAGTCAAACAAAAAATCACTGGAATCTTGAGAGGTGATGTCCAACTACTGAAGACAAGAATATTAGTTGAATCTAAACAGTGAGGGAAGCTCTTTCAGTTTCTTGGTTTTCTAACCTCACTTATGGAGGacctacttgatctttcttgtggTAGTCAACTAACATCTTTCCTGAATTGTTATTGCCTGGCCAACCACAGAAAGGAATGATAGCAACTAAAGAATGAAAATGCAGTGAGGAATCTGTCACAGTTGCAAGTGAGTTGCATCAGTATATGTCAGTCAAGTACCTGTCAAATCCTTTCTCAAAAACATAGATGGCAGTCTGTATTGATAAATAGTTTAGCAAACTGTCTCTGTTGATCCAGTTGACAGAAAGGAATGATAGCAACTAAAGAATGAAAATGCAGTGAGGAATCTGTCACAGTTGCAAGTGAGTTGCATCAGTATATGTCAGTCAAGTACCTGTCAAATCCTTTCTCAAAAACATAGATGGCAGTCTGTATTGATAAATAGTTTAGCAAACTGTCTCTGTTGATCCAGTTGACAGAATGATATTATTCCCTGCACTTTAATTCTTTCAGATATGGCAATTAATGAGTTATTTGGTTGAAGAAGACTAAATGGTGTTGATGATAGGTGAAGCTTAACATGCCTTTTTGGTAGAATCAAAGTTTATAATACCATATCGTATCGgtgtttcgatctgggctcggtataaTATTAtacgggtgtaccgagcggtacatctgATTTCAGTCTATTAAACCTTCTGAAAATCATTTTTTTGTAGAGtttataagagaaaaaaaaaagtttaagagaatataatgaaataggggagaagaatggctaaatagaatgagaaagggctccaacgatcaaattgactgttggagcactctagcactgctacagtacggTACGgttgatttcgatcgttaccgagttGTATCAGACAGTAACGATTGAAATTTTGACTGTTACCACTCGATATTATCACGTATCGTTTGATACGAGATTTTTTTGAACTTACCGTCCGGCAGTGGACGGTCCGTGTATTGATAGTctgtcggaccagtacataccatCCGTATCGGACAGTACAATTCGGTATTACAGACCTTACCAGAACCCTTATTGTTTGAACTAATGTGCTTGCGATCGTTAGCTTCTCTGCCGGTCCTCCACAGAAAACATGAACAAAGAAATGAACGAGGAAACAACACATGTTCAGATAAACCCCACTACTCGTATATTGCTAGATCTCATTGAAAGAACAAACGACTACCAGCTTCAATCATCTAAGTATATTGCTCAAATAGACTAACAATATTATGGTCAACCAGTAAGCTTATACACATGATTATGAGACCCAAGACAATATTTGATGAATGAGACTGGATTATAAGCATCAATAAAAGAGCAACTATTTCtctatatgcaaaaaaaaaaggtcaaTGTAAAATTGGAACACTTTTGGCATGAGAGGAAAACAATAATTTTTGTCACAAATTTAGGtaatttacaaataaatatacTGATCAAGGCTCCAAAATACTTGTGTAATAAGCATACTGTCTGGTCTTCTTAAAATGGTTTCCAAATTCCTCAATTATCTTCATTAAAGATTTTGGGTTATCATCTCTCATTGTCTTTTAGATTGTCAATATCAAACTCATGAAGTTTTAGGCTACTATACATGCATGACAAACGATATAACACCTATTGTtattcccaatcccaactccaaatcACATCAAATACACTTCAAGAAAGCACATAGCAACCAcataaatcaagaaataacatttAACTCATGACAACCTACCTTAACAGCACTGTGTATATACGTAGGAAAATAATGCGTGCACATACAATGCAAGAAGGATTTACATTGtactttctattattattattattattattattattggataaatcataaatcataacGATAATTTTTCTCCTTGTGTAATCTTTCAAACCATCCAATCTCATCTTCTGTTGGAATCTGAAACCTCCTTCCCCACCAGGAAGCATAATCCATTTCTTCCATACCATCTTGTGTTTTGTCTTCTCCTCGCTTCTCTTTCTTGGTTTCCTTTCTTTGTTTCTGATATCACGATTGCTTCTTTGTTCTTTGCTTCAATTTCCTGTTACTTATTGGTTTGATCGAAAAGGATAAGAGACCAGCCTTTCGCATCTCAACGTGCTTCCACCGGCAAAGCACGTAGGATGTATCGATCTCAGAGGTTCTGTTTGACGGCCGTAAGGTGTGGTATCAGTTTCGGCCTTCGTCTCCTACTCCGCAAGGATCTTTGGGCGTCATAAAAGGAAACCCTGACCCTAACGCTAAGCCACTGCCGACTCCGAGTTCTTTGTTCAGTGTGTGTTCTCAATACGATCAAGGAGGGGTGGGTTGTTATGATGGCGAGCTGCGCGGCTTGCAGGTTCATGAGGAGAAGGTGCCAGCCGGAGTGCGTGTTTGCATCAGGCTTTCCGGCGAGTAACATGGTGAGATTCGAGCTTGTGCATCGAGTATTCGGGGCAAGCAACGTCCAAAGGCTTCTCGCTCAACTGAGACCCGAGCAACGACCGGAGGCCGCCGACTCACTGGTATATGAGGCTGATGCGAGGGTTCGCGACCCCGTACATGGCTGTGTACGCTACATGCACGAACTCCAGGACGAGTGGCAGGAAATCCAGCGACAACTCCACGACGCCAAGAAGGAGCTGTCCGCCTACGTCGGCCCCGTTGCTACCTCTCCCTCGCTCCCCCAGCCCTATCACCCTCATCGGCACCTCCAAGGCACGCCACTGTGCTCCACGACGGCATGTGGCATTGCGGGAATAAGCACTGATGCAGCCGACAGATCCACTCGTGGCATCATTCCGGGAACCAGCATTGGAATGGGGCTTGATCTTGATTCATCCGGCACATCGACTCCCCCGGAAATGGGCATTGGAAACGGGCTCTATCTTGATCCACCTGGCACATTGCGTGGTATTCCAACAACAGGGACAAGGATGGGGCTTGATCCTGATGGTCCCTCCAAATTGATCGATACTTCCAGAATGGGGACTGAAATGGGACTTGATCTTGATGCATCCTCGAGTGGTAGTCCGGGAACGTGCACCGCAATGGTGCTTGATCCTGATGCACCCGTCACATCGCCGCACCAGCAGAGCTTGATGCATGAaccggagcagcagcagcagatcatGGATGTGATCGCAGAGGGAGAGCAACTTGCGAGATCTAATCTTGGCTTTCCAGAAGTTCGTATTGTCTACAATGATCAGATTGGTGGTGGCATTACGTTGGCAGCGGCGGCAGGGCCTCCTTCTGGGCTGGGGCTGCCTCTGGCACAGCCATTCGAGGGGCCGTCCGCGGCACAGCCTCAGCAGTACACCGAGCAGCAGCAGCATCTGGGGCTGGTTCCGGTGCAGCCATTACAAGGGTCAGCTGCGGCACAGCAACACCGGCAGCATTTGTCTCCAGTGCAGCCATTTCAAGGGTCATTTGCGGCACAGCCTCAGCGCTGCATTCAGCAGCATCATCATATGGGGTTTCTTCCCACGCAGTCAATCCTGGGATCATCTACGCTGCATCCTCAGCACCACatccagcagcagcg of Musa acuminata AAA Group cultivar baxijiao chromosome BXJ1-7, Cavendish_Baxijiao_AAA, whole genome shotgun sequence contains these proteins:
- the LOC135678471 gene encoding putative disease resistance protein At5g47280, producing METFFAGEIATELVKELLKVVRRTYLCRPAAEQLKRSVDALLPIVQEIRHSGVELPQHRQSQLSELADQLRLALDLARKAAASPRWNVYRSMQLAHRMERLDRWISRWVERHMPAHVLADVHHLRVDYSARLDRIERTLDMTAASAALAAARVPVAVGSVPFSGSPLTEMMDGLVPAAAAATVPVAVGTAPSSGLPVAEMMEGLVLRGEGEKPVGVGIRVGKERLKEMLMAGGDRAAVVGISGIGGSGKTTLAKEICRDPQIRSYFNDKIYFETVSQSPNLESLKLKLWEQITGNMVLGAYNQIPQWQMELGPRDKGPVLVVLDDVWALAVLEELLFRIPGYKILVVSRFKFPSVVKNNYEIELLGEEDALSLFCHAAFEQQSIPFTADKKLVKQVVEECKGLPLALKVIGASLRDQPPKFWARAKNRLARGEAICDSHENKLLEHMASTIGFLSGKVRECFLDLGSFPEDKRIPLDVLINMWMELHDLDEEDAFAILVELSNKNLLTLFKDAQNRAGDIYSSYMEFFVTQHDVLRDLALHVNNCEPLTSRRRLIMPRRENELPREWERNKDEPFEAQIVSINSGEMKESDWFHMHFPKAEVLILNFSADQYSLPPFLSTMPKLKVLVLINHGTSCTLMQNLSVFTTLNNLRSLWLEKIAVPPLPKTTVPLQNLRKVSLVLCELNNSLRGSKVDLSMTLPRLSHLTIDHCIDLTKLPSSICNIGSIQCISISNCHDLSELPGDFGKLSSLEILRVYACPSLKRLPQSICRLKRLKYLDISQSFNLRELPEELGHLTSLEKIDMRECSQLRTIPRSSSSLKSLGHVICDEEVALLWKEAERCIPDLRVQVAEECFNLDWLVE